From the Theobroma cacao cultivar B97-61/B2 chromosome 2, Criollo_cocoa_genome_V2, whole genome shotgun sequence genome, one window contains:
- the LOC18608282 gene encoding uncharacterized hydrolase YugF — MHQFKMSKCFSFTASRDWFYRHSFANAGLRSVRTDIGEGTVMHCWVPKIQNKSRPNLLLVHGFGANAMWQYGEHLRHFTSRFNVYVPDLVFFGESYTTRTDRTESFQAQCVMRVMDEHGVPRMSLVGISYGGLVGYSMAAQFPEKMEKLVLCCAGVCLEEKDLEEGFFNVADLDEALSILLPQTPEKLRELMRFSFVKPAARWVPSYFLTDFIDVMCTDYLEEKRELIRAILKDRKFSNLPKITQRTLIIWGEEDLIFPLELGHRLKRHTGDSAELVVIKNAGHAVNMEKPKEFIKHLKSFLFDSPSSTPSSAHSGLLLRYWSEYKYGLTKHN, encoded by the exons ATGCATCAGTTTAAGATGTCAAAATGCTTCAGCTTTACCGCATCACGCGATTGGTTCTATCGTCATTCCTTTGCCAATGCTGGACTTCGTTCGGTTAGGACTGATATTGGAGAAGGCACTGTCATGCACTGTTGGGTCCcaaaaatccaaaacaaaTCAAGGCCCAATCTTCTTCTCGTTCATGGCTTTGGTGCCAATGCAATGTGGCAATATGGAGAGCATCTTCGCCACTTCACATCCCGATTTAATGTCTATGTACCAGACCTTGTCTTCTTCGGTGAATCCTACACAACCAGAACCGACCGGACCGAGTCCTTCCAGGCTCAATGCGTGATGAGGGTGATGGACGAACATGGTGTGCCAAGAATGAGCCTGGTGGGTATAAGCTATGGTGGGCTTGTGGGGTATAGTATGGCAGCGCAGTTTCCAGAAAAAATGGAGAAGTTGGTCCTATGCTGCGCTGGTGTTTGCTTGGAGGAGAAGGACTTGGAGGAGGGTTTCTTTAATGTTGCAGATTTGGATGAGGCTCTGAGCATTTTGTTGCCTCAGACGCCAGAGAAATTGAGGGAACTAATGAGGTTTTCCTTCGTGAAGCCTGCAGCCAGGTGGGTGCCAAGTTATTTTCTCACAGATTTCATTGAT GTGATGTGTACGGATTATcttgaagagaaaagagagctGATCCGGGCAATACTAAAAGATAGAAAATTCTCTAATCTTCCTAAGATCACACAG CGCACATTAATAATCTGGGGAGAAGAAGATCTGATATTCCCTTTGGAACTAGGCCACAGATTAAAAAG GCATACCGGGGACAGTGCAGAGCTTGTAGTGATAAAGAATGCAGGGCATGCTGTTAACATGGAAAAGCCCAAGGAGTTCATCAAGCACTTAAAATCATTCCTATTTGATTCACCTTCATCTACTCCTTCCTCAGCTCACAGTGGTCTCCTATTACGTTATTGGTCTGAATATAAGTATGGGTTAACAAAACACAATTAG